The following proteins are co-located in the Wenzhouxiangella marina genome:
- a CDS encoding N-acetylmuramoyl-L-alanine amidase, which translates to MAAEAPPFRPLSYQDRLESRTLDSIELLVIHATELPDLDMAREYGERIHYPGSRTGNSGHFYIDREGRIEQWVALDRVAHHVAGQNANSIGVELVSLGRYPDWLDSRHQDWQEPVNEAQLRALIGLIDQLRTRLPNLNRIAGHDQLDRRRVPASDDPSIQVRRKLDPGPEFPWSRLIEATGLQPWNDGETAP; encoded by the coding sequence ATGGCCGCTGAAGCCCCTCCCTTCCGCCCCCTGAGCTATCAGGACCGTCTGGAATCAAGGACGCTGGATTCGATCGAGTTACTGGTGATCCATGCCACCGAGCTGCCCGACCTGGACATGGCGAGGGAGTACGGCGAGCGCATCCACTACCCAGGCTCCCGAACCGGCAACAGCGGGCATTTCTATATCGACCGGGAAGGCCGGATCGAGCAATGGGTCGCCCTGGATCGAGTCGCCCACCACGTGGCCGGGCAGAACGCCAACTCGATCGGCGTCGAGCTGGTCAGCCTGGGACGCTATCCCGACTGGCTGGACAGTCGTCATCAGGATTGGCAGGAACCGGTCAACGAGGCGCAGCTTCGAGCGCTGATCGGGCTCATCGACCAGCTCCGGACCCGGCTTCCGAATCTGAACCGCATTGCCGGTCACGATCAGCTCGATCGCCGCCGTGTTCCTGCCAGCGACGATCCATCGATCCAGGTCCGGCGCAAGCTGGATCCGGGCCCGGAGTTTCCCTGGTCGAGACTGATCGAGGCGACCGGCCTGCAGCCATGGAACGACGGCGAAACCGCGCCTTGA